TAGGTTTGTTGTGCTTCGCTTAATACATTGTCCGCAAGCAAAACATCCGTTAAACTTGCCGTTCCTTGTTTCTGTTGAAGAAGGGTTTGTTCATAGATTGTTTGTGCCAATTGGATTTGTTCAGTTGTGGTTTCGACTGTCTGTTGAGCAATCTTTCTTTGCAGTTTTGCATTTTCAACCTGCATATTGTTTTGCTCAGAGAGTAAGCTAAATTGAAGTTCATTATTTTGAAGTTCCAATCTCTTTTGATTTATTTTCCTTAAAGTAACCGTTCCGTTAAATAAAGGATATGAGAGCTGGATGCTGCAAAACCAATCGGATAAAAAATCAAGAAAAGAAGCAGGTTGTCCGTTATACCCAAAGCCCGTTGTTCCATACATTCCAACCAGATTTAGCGAAGGCAAATACCTTGATTTGTTGAGTGTGTTGAGTTCACTCGACAATAAGCGGTTTTGAGTTTTTATTATTCGAATATCTAAGGTTGATGAAGTTGAATATTCATTTGTGTTTTGATATTGAATGTTTGCTTCTATTTGCAGATTTTGTTCACTGGAAATACCCATAGCAAATTTCAACGCATTTAGAACCTTCGTCATTTGCTTTTGATGGTTTCCTTTTGGGTGGTTAATTGCGATACTTGCAATTTTACTTTGCTAACATCTGTTCCTCTGGCAAGCAATTGTTCATTGAGCAATTGCATATTTTCAGAAGTCTTTCTGCATTGATCAGATTACTGTCAATAAATGCCAATTGATGATGCAATATTTGGGCATTGTAATACAAATTGGAAATTTCAAAATAGATTTGCTCCTCAGTTTTTTGATACCGTAAGTCGGTCAATTCCGAAGCGATTTTGTTGTTTGAATAGCTCCATAAACTTGTGGATTATACAATGGCATTGATAGTTGCAAATTGGCGTTGATGTTATGCGGAACTCCAAACTGAATTGCTCTATATTGACCTTCTGGAACTGCTGGATTAAAAGCATTTATTGGAAGCAGTTGATAGGGTAAATTATAGTAATATCTGTAGTCTGCATTTGCTGTAACTTTAGGAATTAAATTGGCTTTGGCTTCTTTCTCTCTTTGTTCACCAATGGCCATATTGTTTCTGCTCATTTGTAGGTTTTTATTCCGAACCTTTGCCGTATCAATACATTGTTGCAAAGTCCAAGTTTGTGCTTGGGCAGTTTGAAATCCTATCGTTAAAAGTAGAATTAAAATGTGTTTGTGAATATTCGCTAACTTCATTGGTCAATTTTTTTTTTTACTTAATGAGTATTTATTGACTTTCAATTGTTCCTACAACCCAATGTTTTACCATTGGTTCAATATTTATAAAGTCATCTGACAATAGTGTTTCCATTATCCTTTTTCATTTTCAAAAATCACTTCTCCTTCCACGCAAATCAAAAGTGCTGGTGTTTTGGTGATATGCTCTTTTAATTTCTCGCCTTTCAAAATTTGGATAGCTGTTGCATTGCCTAGGTACTTTGAAAGAGAAGTTGCTGAAACTGTTTTTCTTGTGTATGTAATTCTTTTATGTTCATTGGAAATATTGGTTAAATGTTGAAAATGAAGTTTGTATGTTTTTAAACTGCTCTGATGCTTCGGTTTCGTTTTTAGCTTCTGAAAGTTCCTTTACCATATCAATGTATGGCAAAAGCCACTTATGAAGTTCATCGTGTGCTTTGCCTTTCATTGTGCAATTAGATGTAAGTAAATCAATATTGCTTTGTAGTTTTTCAGCTAATGATTTGAAGTCTTTTTGCTCAACATTAGCGAAGTGATTAATATCATTTTCCATATTGCGAATATGTGTTATCATATTGGCATCAACTTTCCATTTTTCGCCATTGTTGAGTTCAATTGCTTCGCTTTCATCATCGTGATGATGATTATTTTGTTCGGCAACTTCTGTTTGATTATTTGATTTCTCGTTTGTGGAATTGCCACAACTGTATAGCAATAAGCTACCTACGGCAAATGTTAAGATTAATTTATTCATTATGATTATTATTTAATTGTTTATTGATAGTGAAAAATGCAATGATTGCAAATACAAACGTTACCGCTATTCTGAAAATCATTGCACCAACAGTTTTTGTTTCATAAATGCCACCTGAATTGATGTGAATTTTAAGACCGATAAAAGCGGCTATCAGTATGAGTGTTGAAATTACTAAGAGTGTAGCTGTCCATCTTTTGTTTTTAATAAACCCATAAGCTGCAAAAATATATAGAATGCTACTGATGAAATTTGACCAAACCACAAACAGAACATAATTGCCCTCTTTGGCTCTAATACCAAACAAATCAAAAATTACAGATGATAGGAATAAAGTAAGCAAGCCAAACCCAGCGAGGAGAGTTGCAAATAAATATGGAAGTATTTTCTTCATTTAGATTTGATTAATGTTAATACAGATTGTATCATATTGTCACCGTTTCGAGTAATGTCAAATTGAAAATTTGCAACTCTCCATTTAAACATTTGCAGTCTAAAAGTTCCCATCACGATATGCATTAACTCATCGGATGTAATTGCATTAGTAAAAACCTTCTTTTGTTGACCTTCCAGAATAATAGGCATCAGGTGTTTCATTTTTACACCCATTATTTTCAATATTGTTTCATTGATGCGTTGGCTTTCTTCCATTAATCCGTCAGAAAAAACTGCCACTACAAAATGCGGATGCTTTTTAAAAAATGAAAATTGATTTTGAAATAGCGTTGTAAATTTTTCTTCGGCTGATTGTTCACTTGAAATCGCATTGGTATAGCGTTCATCCATACTCTTAGCAAGATATTCAAGTAAGGCAATAATGATTTCTTCCTTGCTTGTAAAGTGCCTGTAAATAGCACTTTCAGAAAACTTCATTTCTTTGGCAAGGTTCTTTATAGTTAAGCCACTAACCCCTGAAGTGGTGAGTATTTTTCCTGCCGCTTCAATAATTTCAAGTTGTCTGTCAGATATTGTTGCTATCATTTCAAATGTATGTTAGTGAATATTCACTCTGCAAAGGTAATTGATTTATATTCACACTTGCAAGTTTTTTTGAGAAAACTTTAAAATGTGACGAAAATCTTCTTGGTGCGGTGGTTAATTGGCTCTTTTGGGGTTTGCCTGTGTGTTGGGTTGTGTGAGGGGGCAAACCCCAAATGTGCCAATGCGGGCTGACTAAAATTATTTTTTTAAATGTGCGGTGGGAAAAATTTTTAAAACAAATGCGTTGGCTTGGGTGTCCGCAAACTTGTCTGGTCGGTGTCGAGTTACAGCGAAATGGTCAACCGATTTTTTGTCGCCCGAAAGTTAGTTTGAAAGTCAAAAGTCTGGACGTTTTGTTGTCCGTCTTACGGTTGCACGGTCGTCTTTTAGGCTTGCTTATAACGGTTCTGCGGTATGCGTCGTGCCGACGATAGGAGGCATGATCGTCATACCGCTTGTTATGTGTGGTGATTCTATCTTCATCTCTTTTTTAATTTTTGAGTTGGCTGGCAGGCTCTTTTGGCAGCATTGGTATTGTGGGTTGGCATTTTGAGTGGCTGACAAATGTGCCTGACATTGTGTTGGCTTTTGATTTCATTGATTTCTATTTTTTGTGATGTCAAGTATATTTTGAAATATTCGTTCTAATAAACTGTATTCTTGTGTATTGATTGAAACATTCGCTTTGAGACTTGGACGGATTGGAATTTCTTTTTTGTACGTCGTTTTTAACCCTTCTGGCAACTCTATTTCAACCCTATAATTTTCTTCATTGGGCAGAAGGCTTATATCTTTGACGATTCCATTGACTGTCCCGTATTGATTACTTGGGTAGTTTTCCAGATTAACGATAGCTTTTTGGCCTACTTTCAATGTTCCTGATGATTTTATGGGCAAAAGGCCTTCAATAGTTAAAGATTGATCATTCCTGATTTCTGGAATGATGGTGATGAGTGGTTCTGATGATTTGATGAAGTCATTTGCGATGATTCTTTGATTAAATGCTATTCGGCCAGATATTGGGGTTTTGATGATGTATTTGTCTTGCCATTCTGCTATTTTGCTTTTTAAGTCTTCTATTTGTTGGTTTAGGGTAAATAATCTTGTATTTACACCATTTCTTCTCTCTGCTGTGAGTTCTGCTATTTGGGTTTTTAGCTGTTGGATTCTTACATCATTGCTAATGATATTTGATTTGAAGGCCTCAAGATTTCGTTTTTCACTTAGTAACTTCGATTCAGCCCTTTCGCGATCTACGGTAGCCACTACTCCATCCTTCTCTAAGCTCACATTTCGATTGTAGTCCTTTTCTGTTAGCGACACATCTTGATTGTGGTATTCGCCTTGTTTATTTAGGGATTTGTTCAGTTTGTTAATCTGTTCAATCTCTTTTTGTAAAGCATCAATTTTTACAAATACTGAAGCATCCCGCAGGAAATTTTGAAATTCTAAAAAAGCCTGTTTAAGATTGGCATAGTTGGGTGTCAACTCTCCTAAATTTAATTCTTCGGGTGATTTTAGTTTTAAGTAATCAGGTATGGACTCAACTTGCTTAAAAGATTTTTCAAAATCATAAAACTGACCTATGCTATTTTCGTCTAGCGTGGATTGGATGGTGAGTAAAATATCTCCCTTTGACACAACACTTTTATCTTCTGCATATAGTGAATCAATTAGCCCACTTACTTTTGGTACTATCTCAATGGGTTTTTGTCCGACGATGAGTTCTCCTGTCATACTCAATTTGTCAGGGTATTTGATAAAATATGCTACACCAAAACAAACAATTAGGAATATAAATCCCAATGATATTCCCCAGTTCAAAATCCAACCTGGAGGTTTGCCAAAAATGTTTTCAATGGCCAAATGTTCTTCTTTTTGGACTATTTCAGGCATCTGGAATCATTTTTGTAGTGATTGCACCATTCAATGAAGTATGATCTCGCTCTAAATCCAGTTGATCTTGCACAAGATTGTAGTACATTCCTTGGTTTGCTACCAAAGTTTTATGTGTGCCAATTTCCGCTATCTTTCCATCATGGATGACTACTATTTGATCCGCATTTTTCACAGTACTCAGACGATGAGCTACTACGATGACGGTTTTGTTTTCATAAAAATTATTCAAATTTTCCATGATAATTCTTTCGTTGGTCGCATCAAGTGCATTGGTCGCTTCATCAAAAAAAAGAAATTCGGGATTTTTATACACTGCTCTCGCTATGAGTAATCTTTGTCGCTGACCTTGTGAGACTCCCAAACCTTTTGAGCCTATCATCGTATTGTAGGAAAGTGGTAATGAATACACAAAGTCAGATACATTGGCTACATGCAAAGCATGATCTAATTTCTTGAAGTCCAATACATCATCACTTTCAGCAATATTGTTTCCTATGGTATCTGAAAAGATATATCCATCTTGCATAACCGTACCACATTTACTTCTCCAAAAAGACTTACTTATGGCTTGTAACGGCGTATTGCCAACAAGGATTCTACCTTTTGAAGGTGGATAAAAACCCAGTAAAAGTTTGAGTAAGGTGGTTTTTCCACTACCGCTAATACCAACAATCGCAGTCACTTTGCCTGAAGGGATTGTCAAATTTATGTTATCCAAAACGTCTTTTTCAGAACCGCTATAATGAAAGGAAAGATTTTCAAGAATCAAATCAGCCTTTTCTGGAATTTCTTGTATCAGATTATCTTCTGCCCTTTCTTCGGGTTCTACTTCGGTAATTTCACTCATTCGGTTAAGGCTAAGTTTTGCATCCTGTGCAGAACGAAGAAATTGTATAAATTGGTCAAATGGGGCATTCAGCTGCCCCACTATATATTGTATAGCTACCAAAGTACCTAAACTGATACTCCCGCCGATTACAGCTTTCGCTGCAAGGAATGAAATAATGATGTCTTTTAGTCGAGTAAAAAACAATGCCCCAAAATCTTGATATTGACGAAGTGATAAGGAATTGGATTGTACTCTAAACAAAATACCTTGTATGTCAATCCACTTCCATCTTCTTTTTCGTTCACTTCCTTGCAGTTTGATCTCCTGCATCCCGTGTATCATCTCAAAAAGAGTATGTTGATTGTCTGATTGTTGTCGAAATGCCAAATAGTCTATTTTTGCACGTTTCTTCATAAAAAGTAAGACCCATCCTACATATAATGTCGAGAAAAAAGCAAAGACAAGAAAAATGGTCAAATCGTAGAATAGCAAAATCACACTAAATACGATCAAGGTCAAGAATGAAAAAACTATATTGAGCACTGAACCTGTCAAAAACTGTTCAACCCGATAGTTATCGTTGATTCTCTGAACCAAATCACCTACGTTCTTGCTATCGAAATATCCCAATGGTAATTTCATGAGTTTGCTTAGAAAATCAGAGATGAGATTGACATTGATTCTCTTACCAATTTGGAGAATAATCCAAGACTGTATGAATTGCACAAATGTTTGACTTGTAAATAAGACCAACTGAGCAATTAAGATGAGCCAAACAAAATTTAGGTTTTGATTTTGCACACCTACATCTATCAAGGATTGAGTAAGAAAGGGAAACATCACTTGAAAAGCAAACCTGCAATGATGCCAATTACAAACTGTATTATTAGCCTCTTGTAGGGTCTTAAATATTGGAAAATTGATGCCCAAGAATTACTTGAATCCTTATCAACAGACAAGTTTTGTTTATAAAATTCTGGAGTCGGCTCTAAGCCAAGTACAATACCCTTATCTCCGTCGCTACACCAAGATTTTTCAAATTGTTCTTTGGTGAGTTTTATTTTTCCATGGGCGGGGTCAGCTATCCAGACATGACGTTTGTTGATCTTATATATTACTACGAAGTGTTTTTGATTGTAGTGGGCAATGCAAGGTAAAGGAAAATCCAATAATCCTGCTTTATCGTGTGTAGAGTAATAATTTATCTTTACAATTATTGTTCTAAACCCATAATTCTCAGCGGCTAAAGAAATGCTTTTTAGCGATACTCCAATTTTAGATGTCCCACAGTCATTTCTTAGAGTAGGTAGATTAATATATTTCCCGTGAAATGATAATAACATACCTAAGCATGTTGGGCCGCAATCAGCATCATCTAATTGTCTTATTAGTTTAATTTTGTTCATAAATCACCTTAAATTATAATACTGGATTGCTTGCTCCTTTAATGGATTACTAGTCCAATCATCCCATTCACCTTTATACGGATTATAGCCGCATTTCAAGGGTGCAGAGTAAATGTCATTTGGATTTTCCGTGTAAGCTCTACAATCTGTACATATATATCTGAACTCACAGTCTTTGCATTTCTCAATTCTATTTTTATTTATCTCCCATAACGCTTTAAATTTCAAATTTTTTAATACATCCGAAATTGTTGTATTATCCACATGACCGTAACTTTTTTGCATACTGGGGCAATTCTTAATGTAACCATTTTTATCAATGGCTATTTTGCGGTTCAAACAAGTATTGTAAGACATAGACTCCGTGAAATTCTCAATATTAACTGAAAAATATTTATGATGAATACAACCACAATTACTTTCATCAAATATATTATCCATTGTAGATAATATAGTACCAACACCATATCCACCTGAATCATATATTATTTTATCAAATGGAGCTCCGTACAGAATTATTGAAGAGAATTTTATATTATTATCTATAATATCTCTTATTGTATTTAATATTGCTATGTCATATGGAAATAAGCATTGTATTGAAATAAAATTATTACCATATATCAAATCACTTATAAGTTCAAGTTCATCAATGGACGGGGTTCTATAAAATCTTATTTGTAAATGACGGCAGCCTAAATCTTCAAGCTGAGCAAATTCCAAAGAGTAGTCATGGTTGTAATCTTTTGACACATCAATTATGGCATTTGAAATACTTGATGGATAATTCCAGTCTAAATTTAACGGTGGAAAATTATCTAAGTCGCTAATGTTACTTAATTCGAAAACAAGCTCTTTTTCAAGTAAAAACTCAAAATAATCTTTCAAGATATCATGATGTTCTCTACTTACATTTTCAAATGTCGTTGGGACATGTATGTATCTCTTATCTACAAATAAATTAGACAATGACAATGGTATTAAATGATATGAGTTTCGTTGCAAATCACATATGATAGATCGGCAATGACCGTCTACTATCATGCAATTTGCAAAGAGACTAAGTATTTCCTTATTTTTCATTTTCATCCATTTTTTCAATATCAACTATTTTAGATATTGGTTTGTAAAAAGGTCTCGTTATATGAGACTTAGTCTGATGTCTAGAATAATTGGCAACTTTAAGTTCCATAGTAGATGAAATATTAATTTCCCACTTAGGTGCAATAAATGGAAACTTCTCAGGTGACTGAGCTATTTGCTCCTTTATTTTCTCAACAAAATCTTTTTCATTCATTTCTTTATAATTTAATGAGCAATTCTGCGATCTCTTTTTCTAAGAAATAATTACAATTCCGACTTAGCCATTGAAATTGCCCAATAGGGTTTACTTCTAGAAAAATATATTCACTTTCTGGAGTCAGAATTATATCAAATGATCCACTATCAAGTCGGTTTTTATTCATTAATGTTTTAAGTTGTTCTTGCAAACTAGAAGGCAATGTATATGGGACTACTCTATTTGGTTTGGCATGGTCGTAGTTCCTAAAATCGACCATTGTTCTCGGATTGTTTTGACTGAAAATTGCCATTGTAAAAAAACGACCTTTTAGATAAAATGACCGTAGTTCAACTTTTTTGTCAATGTATTCCTGAAACATACTATGTAAAAATATTTTCGGAAATGAGTCTATATTTTCTGAGGTAATCAACAAAGTGGGAGCACTAAACTTTATTTCTTTATTTTTATATTTGAAACGGCTAAATGGATTTCTTACTGGTTTGCAAATTATTCTTTCATGTTTCATTAAAAACTCCTTTACTCTTTCAATTTTAGAAGTTATCAGTGTTTCAGGTATTTGCAATCCTAATTCAATGCAATCTTGTAGAATATTTAGTTTTTCGATTCTATTGTCTGAGAATTTATTAATTCCGTTTTTCGGGTCAAAGAATTCAACAAAGGAGAATATAGGATCAATGTATTCCTTTGCGATACCTCTCCTCAGAAAATCACTATCAGTTGTATAAGAATTACTTAACTTATACTGACCTCGTCGGTACCAATATGAACTATCATTAGGTATTTTGTAACCATTTAAATTCAAAAATGAATCCTCATTGCTTAGGAATACTTCGATAAATTGAATATATGTATCATCCATCAGAGCTTTAATCTTCTTATTTGGTGCTAAGAAATTTATCCATGACATTACGTCATCGGTGCTGGTGTCAAATGCATCGGATTGTATAGTGATATTTTCAGCTTTCATCTTACATACATTTCCAAAATCCATAAAATAATTTGAAGCCATACTTTTCTTCAAATTGTTTTTTCTTTTCATCCACCTCTACTTCCACAATATTCCACTGTGACCTTAGATTATTGACCTTTTCTTTGTCGATTGAAAACTTTTTATAATCACAAAAAAGATTTAAGTAAAATAGTCCATTTTGAACATCTGGATATTTGCATATATAAAATATTGAATTCACATCTCTATACATATTATCATATAAACAACCTATTTCACGGGGATGAATTTCGCCATTTAGCATCGCTGTATATAATATTTCTTTAAATTCTAAAAAGGTACACTGATTATGTATCAGCAAAATCATTGATATTGTATTCGAGAGAGATTTGTCTTCAGTAGTATAGTAATCTATTTTGGAAGAAAACTTATACTTCCTGTTGTCTATATCAAAATTGGGTTTGCCAATGTTTTTAAAAATATCTTTATCATCTATACCTATAAGTTTTGAACTTGGAAATCCATATTTATTTATCCAACCTTTTATTTTCTGTATATTCCTTCTCTTTTCAATAGCGTATACCTCATCAGGCTGACTCTTTTTGATTTGATCATCAATTCCTAAATCATATACTTTAAGCAAGTATTCGTAATTGATGTTTTTTAAATAAATTTTTCTATTTAGTATTGCTTGTTCCATGAAAGATGTGTCACTAAATAAATCATCAGTTAGGGTTTTAAGTAATGGAAAGTGATTTAGGTGCTTGATCTGGAGACCAAATTTAAATCCTTTTAAAAGATACTCTCTAAATTTCAATTTTCTTTCATATACACATATTTGTGCAGCATTAACTAAATCCTTAAGAAAAATAAAACTATACTGTTCAAAAGCTTTATCATAATACGCAAGTGAGCTATCGACATTACTATTCAAGAAGTAATATCTCTCTGCTTGATTAATAAGTTCATGATATTCTAGATAAGTTGTGTCGCAAATGATCTTATTATTTGCTTTTAAATATGAAGATGACATTAAAAATGCAATTACTAAAAAAATGAATTTCATGTTTCAAAACTTTATTTTTAAAAAATAGGACTTAGGCGAGGTTATCGCCTAAGTCCATTCAAATTAGCAAGATCCTCTGTTGTAGTCAACACCTTTACCATCAATGGTATGTTGACCATCATCCGTAGCTTTATCAAGGCAATCAGAACCTGAAGTTCCATCATTACCTTTATAGGAAGTAGCTACTGGTGCACCTCCTACAATGCTAAAAGAATCCATAATCTCACTTGATTTAAAAGCATCAAATTTTGAGCTTTTGATTGATTCAAAATTCATGATTATTGAATTTAAAATTACTGATCCCCCAATCCGTCTCGAGTCTGAGGTTCGTACGTCCATGTTGTTTTCTTGAAATCCTACGTATGAGTTCAAGAAGGAAGGGATGGAATTTCCTATACAAGTAGCTACATTGTATTTCTTGAAACATTACGGTAGGGTTTGCAGAACTGTTGCTGTGGTGGAGTGAGCTAGGTTTGCGGGTATGCAAAACCACCTCTGCCTCAGTGTGGGTGAGGTTTAATCCTTTGATTTTCTGACTTTTATTCATTTCTACCGTCATGTTTATTTTGTTTTCATCACACATAACGGGTTGGGGCTTTGTGGCAGTAGGGGAGTTATGAAAACTGAAACTGTCTACCGCAACCGAAACTTGATAAAAGTAATAAATTTAAATTAACCACGAAAACCCCTATTGCACAAAACCCTTGTGCCTGTTGCACAACTCAAAGGTAGTGAAAAATTAATATACAAAAAAAATTTGGTGAAATATTTTTAAAAAGAATAGGAAAATTCAATAATTTGTAGTATATTTGCCTGCATTATGCAAGGACGAAAACAACTGACCCCGCAACTATTTTACCAACTAAGTTTAGACCAATTAGTTCCGGAAGATAATTTTTACCGCCGAATAAACAACCACCTCAATCTCGATTTTCTGTACCCAGCTACCAAGCAGTATTACGGCTCCGAAGGGCAGCAAAGTATAGACCCGGTGGTGTTTTTCAAAATTTTGTTGGTGGGCTACCTCAACAATATCAACAGCGACCGCGCTTTGCTTGCCTACCGCAACAACTGCCTTGATGTTCGCCTGTTTTTGGGCTACGACCTCAACGAATCGCTGCCTTAGCACTCGACCATTAGCCGCACACGGCAACTGTTTGGCGAGGAAGTATTTTTGGGTTTATTCAGAAAAATTCTGTCGCTTTGCGTAAAAATCCGGAATGGTGCGCGGCAAACGCCAGGCGGTCGATAGCGCCTTCATCAAAGCCAATGCCAGCATGGATAGTTTGGTCGAAAAAGAGGTTTTAGAAGATGCCTCGGCCTTTGTGTCGGAATTAGAAGAAAACAGCGAATTTAAAGTAACTACCGAGCGCAAAAAATTGGTAGAGCGGCACCACAAATGGAAAGAAGAGGCCTACAAAGATATGCCCGCCGGCAACAATAAATCCGGACGTTTAGATGAAGATGGCCATGAAATTCGGCCTAAATTTTAAGCAATCACACGCATTATTCGCCTACCGATCCGGGACTGCTAAAATAAGCGTAAAGCCCGGAAAAGCCCGCCAGCTAAACTATTCGGGGCAGTTGGCCGTTGACGATGCGCACCATGTCATAACGGGAGCTTGCGCCAGCACATCGGGCAGCAAAGACAGTGCCATTTTTGGCGAAATCATGAACCAAACCATCGCAAATTTCAAAGAAAACGGCTTGGAAATGGAAGAGGTTTTGGCTGATGCGGGTTACAGCAGTGGCGAGAGTTTGCAGTATTGCGAGGCGCATCATATCAACGCATACATTCCAAATTTTGGGCAGTACAAACCCCCAACGCGAGGGCTTTGTTTTCAACAAAAAACTCAACCGCTACCGATGTGAAAAAAGGGCGGCAACAAGGCTATTTTGACCTTCAAAGGCACAAAACCGACAGCAAAGGCTACACCAAAAACGTTTATCGCAGCAGCGAAAGCGATTGTGGCAAAATGCCCCCTCAGGCGCCTTGTGTTGCGGTGCGGTAAGCAATTCAAAAATTAGACGACAGCATTCAAACCCCTGTA
This DNA window, taken from Sphingobacteriales bacterium, encodes the following:
- a CDS encoding HlyD family efflux transporter periplasmic adaptor subunit; protein product: MPEIVQKEEHLAIENIFGKPPGWILNWGISLGFIFLIVCFGVAYFIKYPDKLSMTGELIVGQKPIEIVPKVSGLIDSLYAEDKSVVSKGDILLTIQSTLDENSIGQFYDFEKSFKQVESIPDYLKLKSPEELNLGELTPNYANLKQAFLEFQNFLRDASVFVKIDALQKEIEQINKLNKSLNKQGEYHNQDVSLTEKDYNRNVSLEKDGVVATVDRERAESKLLSEKRNLEAFKSNIISNDVRIQQLKTQIAELTAERRNGVNTRLFTLNQQIEDLKSKIAEWQDKYIIKTPISGRIAFNQRIIANDFIKSSEPLITIIPEIRNDQSLTIEGLLPIKSSGTLKVGQKAIVNLENYPSNQYGTVNGIVKDISLLPNEENYRVEIELPEGLKTTYKKEIPIRPSLKANVSINTQEYSLLERIFQNILDITKNRNQ
- the gwsS gene encoding grasp-with-spasm system SPASM domain peptide maturase, encoding MKNKEILSLFANCMIVDGHCRSIICDLQRNSYHLIPLSLSNLFVDKRYIHVPTTFENVSREHHDILKDYFEFLLEKELVFELSNISDLDNFPPLNLDWNYPSSISNAIIDVSKDYNHDYSLEFAQLEDLGCRHLQIRFYRTPSIDELELISDLIYGNNFISIQCLFPYDIAILNTIRDIIDNNIKFSSIILYGAPFDKIIYDSGGYGVGTILSTMDNIFDESNCGCIHHKYFSVNIENFTESMSYNTCLNRKIAIDKNGYIKNCPSMQKSYGHVDNTTISDVLKNLKFKALWEINKNRIEKCKDCEFRYICTDCRAYTENPNDIYSAPLKCGYNPYKGEWDDWTSNPLKEQAIQYYNLR
- a CDS encoding TetR/AcrR family transcriptional regulator, which produces MIATISDRQLEIIEAAGKILTTSGVSGLTIKNLAKEMKFSESAIYRHFTSKEEIIIALLEYLAKSMDERYTNAISSEQSAEEKFTTLFQNQFSFFKKHPHFVVAVFSDGLMEESQRINETILKIMGVKMKHLMPIILEGQQKKVFTNAITSDELMHIVMGTFRLQMFKWRVANFQFDITRNGDNMIQSVLTLIKSK